The following are from one region of the Flavobacteriaceae bacterium UJ101 genome:
- the CHO1|pssA gene encoding CDP-diacylglycerol--serine O-phosphatidyltransferase (Belongs to the CDP-alcohol phosphatidyltransferase class-I family.; KEGG: tmb:Thimo_2349 CDP-diacylglycerol---serine O-phosphatidyltransferase), with protein sequence MRKHIPNIITLANLFCGCLAILVLGYAILVKVENFFSLGGEYNDIDLKFLFEIITLLIFSSLLFDFADGLVARLLNVKSELGAQLDSLADMVTFGVFPGFLMIFLIPIELNSKGDFNYFILLGLLITLFSALRLAKFNIDETQTENFKGLAVPANTLFILSLALVKIFVPESFLTPLINHIGFLMIITLLSCYLLVSNIPMFSFKMKNFNFSENIHRYLLLIISIILLVIFQLVALPLIIVLYILLSIIFKKKFT encoded by the coding sequence ATGAGAAAACATATACCTAATATCATAACACTAGCTAATCTTTTTTGTGGATGTTTAGCCATTTTAGTTTTGGGTTATGCTATTCTTGTCAAAGTAGAGAACTTTTTTTCTTTAGGAGGTGAATATAATGATATTGATTTAAAATTTTTGTTTGAAATCATTACACTATTGATTTTTTCAAGTTTATTATTTGATTTTGCAGATGGATTGGTTGCAAGATTATTAAATGTAAAATCTGAATTAGGAGCCCAATTAGATTCCTTAGCAGATATGGTAACCTTTGGCGTATTTCCAGGCTTTTTGATGATATTTTTGATTCCCATTGAATTAAATTCTAAAGGAGATTTTAATTATTTTATTTTATTAGGTTTATTGATTACATTATTTTCTGCATTACGTTTAGCAAAATTTAATATAGACGAAACACAAACAGAAAATTTCAAAGGCTTAGCCGTTCCAGCGAATACACTTTTTATTTTATCATTAGCTTTGGTAAAAATATTTGTCCCCGAAAGTTTTTTAACTCCTTTAATCAATCATATAGGTTTTTTAATGATTATAACGTTACTATCTTGCTATCTTTTAGTGAGTAACATTCCTATGTTCTCTTTTAAAATGAAGAATTTTAATTTTTCTGAGAATATTCATCGTTATTTGTTGTTGATAATTTCAATCATTTTACTTGTTATTTTTCAACTAGTAGCCTTACCTTTAATCATTGTATTGTATATACTATTATCCATTATATTTAAAAAGAAATTTACATAA
- a CDS encoding DNA-directed DNA polymerase (KEGG: riv:Riv7116_3332 DNA polymerase III subunit epsilon) — translation MSLNLSKPLCFFDLETTGINVAKDRIVEISILKVFPNGNKESNTWKVNPTIPIPPATSAIHGIYDKDVENEPTFKELAPKVYEIIKDSDLAGFNSNRFDVPLLAEELLRAEVDFDLAKHKLVDAQVIFHKLEPRNLSAAYKFYCNKDLVDAHSAAADTNATYEILKAQVEKYDEVKNDIKFLSNFSSHRKTADLAGFIVFNGDDEVFTFGKYKGQKVEEVLQKDQGYYSWIQNADFPLYTKKVLTRIKLRNFNK, via the coding sequence ATGAGTCTAAATCTTTCAAAACCACTTTGTTTCTTTGACCTAGAAACTACTGGAATTAATGTTGCTAAAGATCGAATTGTAGAAATTTCCATTTTAAAAGTATTCCCAAATGGAAATAAAGAAAGTAATACTTGGAAAGTGAATCCAACTATTCCAATTCCTCCAGCGACTTCTGCTATTCATGGTATTTATGATAAAGATGTAGAAAATGAACCAACATTTAAAGAATTAGCTCCAAAAGTATACGAAATCATTAAAGATTCCGATTTAGCTGGATTTAATTCCAACCGTTTTGATGTTCCTCTATTAGCCGAAGAATTACTTCGAGCAGAAGTAGATTTTGATTTGGCAAAGCATAAGTTAGTAGACGCACAAGTAATTTTTCATAAATTAGAACCTCGAAACCTTTCCGCAGCTTATAAATTTTATTGTAATAAAGATTTAGTTGACGCTCACAGTGCTGCTGCTGATACAAATGCAACTTATGAAATATTAAAAGCACAAGTTGAAAAATACGATGAAGTTAAAAATGATATAAAATTTCTAAGTAATTTTTCCAGTCATAGAAAAACAGCTGATTTGGCTGGATTTATAGTATTCAATGGAGATGATGAAGTTTTTACTTTTGGAAAGTACAAAGGACAAAAAGTGGAAGAAGTACTACAAAAAGATCAAGGTTATTACAGTTGGATACAAAATGCTGATTTTCCACTATATACAAAAAAAGTATTAACACGAATTAAATTGAGAAATTTTAATAAATAA
- the PPIB|ppiB gene encoding peptidylprolyl isomerase (PPIases accelerate the folding of proteins. It catalyzes the cis-trans isomerization of proline imidic peptide bonds in oligopeptides (By similarity); Belongs to the cyclophilin-type PPIase family; Contains 1 PPIase cyclophilin-type domain.; KEGG: ccl:Clocl_1087 peptidyl-prolyl cis-trans isomerase B (cyclophilin B)) translates to MKRIVGLLSVLLIASCGSNVELDKDTYNSLEDGLYAHMMTNKGDMVIKLEEKKVPVTVANFVGLAEGTIDNKAKVKGTPFYDGLTFHRVIDKFMIQGGDPDGTGQGGPGYSFPDEFDSSLKHDRKGTLSMANSGPNTNGSQFFITDTATFHLNGRHSVFGHVVKGLETIDSIDGVKTKMGDMPEEPVVIEKIEIIRKGKDAKAFDAKKVFEARDSAAMVEKAKLVGGEIQKETQEKIQNEREKMMAEMKAKAEKQKQEFLAGKDALLKNAQSTPSGLKYVIEKEGTGEPYKKGDVARVHYNLFLEDGTKVDSSYDRGQPISFPVGEGRVIKGWDEALTTFKKGSKVKLIVPPSLGYGNRQMGPMKPNSTLYFDIEIIE, encoded by the coding sequence ATGAAAAGAATTGTCGGTTTATTATCTGTTCTTTTAATCGCTTCATGTGGTTCAAATGTTGAATTAGATAAAGATACATACAACAGTTTAGAAGATGGATTGTATGCTCATATGATGACCAATAAGGGAGATATGGTTATCAAATTAGAAGAAAAAAAAGTACCTGTTACGGTTGCTAATTTTGTAGGGTTAGCCGAAGGAACAATTGATAATAAAGCTAAAGTTAAAGGAACACCATTTTATGATGGTTTAACCTTTCACCGTGTGATTGATAAATTTATGATTCAAGGAGGAGATCCTGATGGAACAGGCCAAGGTGGACCTGGATATTCTTTTCCAGATGAGTTTGATTCTTCATTAAAACACGATAGAAAAGGAACATTATCTATGGCAAATAGTGGACCAAATACTAATGGATCACAATTTTTCATTACAGATACTGCAACTTTTCATTTAAACGGTCGCCACTCTGTATTTGGACATGTTGTAAAAGGTTTAGAAACGATTGATTCAATTGACGGTGTTAAAACCAAAATGGGAGATATGCCAGAAGAACCCGTTGTAATTGAAAAAATAGAAATCATCCGAAAAGGAAAAGATGCTAAAGCATTTGATGCAAAAAAGGTTTTTGAAGCAAGAGATTCAGCTGCTATGGTTGAAAAAGCAAAATTAGTAGGTGGTGAAATCCAAAAAGAAACACAAGAAAAAATTCAGAACGAGCGTGAAAAAATGATGGCTGAGATGAAAGCTAAAGCAGAAAAGCAAAAGCAAGAATTTTTAGCTGGAAAGGATGCATTATTGAAAAATGCTCAATCAACACCTTCAGGTTTAAAATATGTAATTGAAAAAGAAGGAACAGGAGAGCCTTATAAAAAAGGAGATGTAGCACGAGTTCATTATAATTTATTTTTAGAAGATGGAACAAAAGTAGATTCTTCTTATGATAGAGGACAACCTATTTCTTTCCCTGTTGGAGAAGGACGTGTGATTAAAGGTTGGGATGAAGCCTTAACAACATTCAAAAAAGGATCGAAAGTAAAATTAATCGTTCCTCCATCGTTAGGCTATGGAAACAGACAAATGGGACCTATGAAACCTAATTCAACTTTATATTTTGATATTGAAATTATAGAATAA
- a CDS encoding peptidylprolyl isomerase (PPIases accelerate the folding of proteins. It catalyzes the cis-trans isomerization of proline imidic peptide bonds in oligopeptides (By similarity); Belongs to the cyclophilin-type PPIase family; Contains 1 PPIase cyclophilin-type domain.; KEGG: gfo:GFO_2538 peptidylprolyl isomerase): protein MKDGIYAKITTDKGAILINLEYDKTPITVANFVGLAEGKIKNTAKSEGEPYYNGLTFHRVISVANGDDQDFMVQGGDPTGTGSGGPGYNFDDEIHPDLKHDGPGVLSMANAGPGTNGSQFFITHIETPWLDGKHTVFGKVVEGQDVVDQSLTGDVMNTVEIIRVGEKAENFDAASIFAKADELKAEKEAEAKKKATEELDKISKGFEQTASGLRYRITKTNDGVPAEKNKTVSVHYTGKLTNGQVFDSSLQRNQPIDFPLGVGHVIPGWDEGIQLLKVGEKATFIIPSDLAYGSRGAGGVIPPNATLIFDVELMDVK from the coding sequence ATGAAAGACGGAATTTACGCTAAAATAACAACTGATAAGGGAGCTATTTTAATTAATTTAGAATACGACAAAACACCGATAACAGTAGCCAATTTTGTTGGATTAGCTGAAGGTAAAATTAAAAACACAGCAAAATCAGAAGGAGAACCTTATTATAACGGGTTAACATTTCATAGAGTCATTTCTGTAGCCAATGGTGATGATCAAGATTTTATGGTTCAGGGAGGTGATCCAACTGGTACAGGTTCAGGAGGTCCAGGTTATAACTTTGACGATGAAATTCATCCAGATTTGAAACATGATGGACCGGGTGTATTATCTATGGCTAATGCAGGTCCTGGTACAAACGGATCTCAGTTTTTTATTACACATATCGAAACACCTTGGTTAGATGGAAAGCATACTGTTTTTGGGAAGGTAGTGGAAGGTCAAGATGTAGTCGATCAATCACTAACGGGTGACGTAATGAATACAGTCGAAATTATTCGTGTTGGAGAAAAAGCTGAAAATTTTGATGCGGCATCCATTTTTGCTAAGGCTGATGAACTTAAAGCAGAAAAAGAGGCAGAAGCTAAGAAAAAAGCTACTGAAGAATTGGACAAAATTTCAAAAGGTTTTGAACAAACAGCTTCAGGACTTCGTTACCGAATTACAAAAACAAATGATGGAGTACCAGCAGAAAAAAATAAAACAGTTTCTGTACATTACACAGGTAAATTAACCAATGGACAAGTATTTGATTCATCACTTCAACGTAATCAACCCATTGATTTTCCTTTAGGAGTTGGACATGTGATTCCAGGTTGGGATGAAGGAATTCAATTATTAAAAGTAGGAGAAAAGGCAACCTTTATTATTCCTTCTGATTTAGCTTACGGATCTCGTGGTGCAGGAGGTGTAATTCCACCAAATGCTACTTTAATATTTGATGTAGAATTAATGGATGTAAAATAG